In one window of Niallia sp. Man26 DNA:
- the nrdF gene encoding class 1b ribonucleoside-diphosphate reductase subunit beta, protein MTKYAVNWNQHEDDYTQMFYTQNTRQFWLPEEISLSSDKNTWGELSATEQDTYMKVLGGLTLLDTEQGGEGMPLISMHVSGLQRKGVLSFMGMMEQIHAKSYSTIFTTLATEEEIDQVFDWVHNHPQLQKKGKLISEYYQKLFKPEVSKYDLYMATVASVYLESFLFYSGFFYPLFLAGQGKLTASGEIINLIIRDESIHGVYVGLIAQELYGQLTIEEQERAAKERLDLMETLYQNELGYTQDLYEKIGLVDEVNKFIRYNANKACMNLGYEAVFESEAINPIVENGMKTDTKNHDFFSVKGNGYVKATKVEPLSDDDFVFDWKTNE, encoded by the coding sequence ATGACTAAGTATGCTGTTAACTGGAATCAGCATGAAGATGATTACACACAGATGTTTTATACACAAAATACGAGACAGTTTTGGCTGCCGGAAGAAATCAGTCTTTCATCTGATAAAAATACTTGGGGTGAATTGTCAGCTACAGAGCAAGACACATACATGAAAGTGCTTGGCGGTTTGACACTTCTTGATACAGAGCAGGGCGGCGAAGGTATGCCGTTGATCAGCATGCACGTAAGCGGCTTGCAGCGTAAAGGTGTGCTTTCCTTTATGGGAATGATGGAGCAAATCCATGCAAAATCCTACTCAACCATCTTTACAACGCTTGCTACAGAGGAAGAGATAGACCAAGTATTTGACTGGGTGCACAATCATCCTCAATTACAAAAAAAGGGCAAGCTTATCTCTGAATATTACCAAAAGCTCTTTAAGCCAGAAGTAAGCAAGTATGACTTGTATATGGCGACAGTTGCTTCTGTCTACTTGGAATCATTCCTATTTTATTCTGGATTCTTTTATCCATTATTCTTGGCAGGGCAAGGCAAGCTGACAGCTTCTGGAGAAATAATAAACTTAATAATTCGTGACGAAAGTATACACGGAGTTTACGTTGGTCTAATAGCGCAAGAGCTGTACGGTCAGCTTACAATCGAAGAGCAGGAACGAGCTGCAAAAGAAAGACTTGATCTAATGGAAACTCTTTACCAAAATGAGTTAGGATATACGCAGGACTTATACGAAAAGATTGGTCTTGTAGATGAAGTAAATAAATTCATTCGCTACAATGCTAACAAAGCTTGTATGAACCTTGGATATGAAGCAGTATTTGAGTCAGAGGCAATCAACCCGATCGTGGAGAACGGGATGAAAACAGATACGAAAAACCATGACTTCTTCTCTGTTAAAGGAAATGGTTATGTAAAGGCTACTAAAGTGGAGCCGTTGTCAGATGATGATTTTGTGTTTGACTGGAAAACGAACGAATAA